Proteins encoded in a region of the Triticum dicoccoides isolate Atlit2015 ecotype Zavitan chromosome 3A, WEW_v2.0, whole genome shotgun sequence genome:
- the LOC119269474 gene encoding GDSL esterase/lipase At2g40250-like, producing MARANGNARYINTSAGSCTTVVGPVTRRAFRLPKMGPKPTLAATAASLLAVLAAVHLAVAATAVDDAPLPRLPQHDIPAVFAFGDSTLDTGNNNVLPTMVRADHAPYGREFPGGAPTGRFSDGKLLTDYLVEVLGIKELLPAYRSGAANLTAADLATGVCFASAGSGLDDATATNAGVATFGSQLADFKQLLGKIGARKARKVVKKSVFLVSAATNDMMMNYYMLPSGRSKYTLEQYHDLLIGNLRSYIQGMYELGARRMLVAGLPPVGCLPLQLTMAELRQPPRPQGCIAEQNAAAVSYNAKLQRMLAELQSRSPGARAVYADIYSPLKDMVDHPGKYGFVEASKGCCGTGLLEMGPLCTDMVPTCAKPSEFMFWDSVHPTQATYKAVAEHFIQANILRFDN from the exons ATGGCGCGCGCCAATGGCAACGCTCGCTATATAAACACGAGCGCAGGCAGCTGCACCACTGTGGTCGGCCCCGTAACTCGCCGTGCGTTTCGTTTGCCAAAAATGGGGCCTAAGCCAAcgctcgccgccaccgccgcgtccTTGCTCGCCGTCCTGGCCGCCGTCCACCTTGCCGTCGCGGCGACCGCGGTGGACGACGCCCCGCTGCCGAGGCTCCCGCAGCACGACATCCCGGCCGTGTTCGCGTTCGGCGACTCCACGCTCGACACGGGCAACAACAACGTCCTGCCCACCATGGTCCGCGCCGACCACGCGCCCTACGGCCGCGAGTTCCCCGGGGGCGCGCCCACGGGCCGCTTCTCCGACGGGAAGCTCCTCACCGACTACCTCGTGGAGGTGCTCGGCATCAAGGAGCTCCTCCCGGCGTACCGCTCCGGCGCCGCCAACCTCACGGCCGCGGACCTAGCCACGGGCGTCTGCTTCGCGTCCGCCGGCTCCGGCCTCGACGACGCCACGGCCACCAACGCCGGCGTGGCGACGTTCGGCTCGCAGCTCGCGGACTTCAAGCAGCTCCTTGGCAAGATAGGCGCCCGGAAGGCCCGCAAGGTGGTGAAGAAGTCGGTGTTCCTCGTGTCCGCCGCGACCAACGACATGATGATGAACTACTACATGCTGCCGTCGGGGAGGAGCAAGTACACGCTCGAGCAGTACCATGACCTTCTCATCGGCAACCTTCGATCTTACATTCAG GGCATGTACGAGCTGGGCGCCCGGAGGATGCTGGTGGCGGGGCTGCCGCCGGTGGGGTGCCTCCCGCTGCAGCTGACGATGGCGGAGCTGCGGCAGCCGCCGAGGCCGCAGGGGTGCATCGCGGAGCAGAACGCGGCGGCGGTGAGCTACAACGCCAAGCTGCAGCGGATGCTCGCCGAGCTCCAGTCCCGCTCGCCCGGGGCCAGGGCCGTGTACGCCGACATCTACAGCCCGCTCAAGGACATGGTCGACCACCCCGGCAAGTACG GTTTCGTGGAGGCGAGCAAGGGCTGCTGCGGCACCGGGCTCCTGGAGATGGGGCCGCTGTGCACCGATATGGTCCCGACGTGCGCGAAGCCGTCCGAGTTCATGTTCTGGGACTCTGTCCACCCCACGCAGGCCACCTACAAAGCTGTCGCCGAACACTTCATTCAGGCCAACATCCTCCGGTTCGACAATTGA